ATCCTCAACCTGTTCGACAAGAAGGCGCACCTGTTCAAGAAGGGGACGAAGACCGGCGAGTACACCGAGGTCGATGTCCCCGACGAGCATCGGGCGCTGTTCGACCAGTACTACGAGCAGCTCATCGAGACGATTGCCGCGACCGACGACACTCTGCTCGAGCGCTACCTCGACGGCGGCGAGATCTCGCGCGCGGACGCGCTCAACGCGATGAAGGAGGGAATGAAGCGCGGCGAGCTGTTCCCGCTCTTCTGCTGCTCGTCCGAGCTGACATATGGGACGCAGGCGCTCCTCACCAAGATTGTCGAGCTCATGCCGTCGGCGTACGAGATGGAGGAACTACACGCGTTCGTCGGCGCCGAGGGCGACAAGACGTTGGAGATCCACGCCGACGACGACGCGCCGCTCACCGCGCTCGTGTTCAAGACAACGTCGGAGCCGCACGTGGGCGACGTGCTGTATTTCCGCACGTTCTCGGGAACGCTGCGCAACGGGCAGGACGTGTACAACGCGACGCGCGACGGCACGGAAAAGATGTCGCACCTGTGCGTGGCGCAGGGGCGCGAGCGGCTCGAGGTCCCGCTGCTGCACCCGGGCGACATCGGCTGCGTGGCGAAGCTCAAGAACACGCACACCAACGATACCCTGTCCACGCGCGAGCATCCCGTGCGGCTGCCGCAGATCGAGTTCCCGCACCCGCGCGTGTCGTTCGCGGTGCACGCGACCGCGCGCGCCGAGGAGGAGAAGCTGCAGCAGGCGCTGCACCGGATGCACGACGAGGACCCGTCCTTCGAGACGCACTACAACTCGGAGACGCACGAGACGATCGTGTCCGGCCTCGGCGAGCGGCACCTGGAAGTCAGCCTCGCCAAGCTCAAGCGGAAGTACGGCGTGAGCGCCGAGCTGACCAAGCCCAAGATCGCGTATCGCGAGACGATCATGGCGAAGTCGGAGGGCCAGGGGCGCCACAAGAAGCAGAGCGGCGGACGCGGCCAATTCGGCGACTGCTGGATACGCATGTCGCCCGCTCCGCGCGGGCGCGGCTACAACTTCGTCAACTCGGTCGTCGGCGGGTCGATCCCGTCCAAGTACATCCCCGCGGTGGACAAGGGGATCCAGGAAGCGTCGGTGCGCGGCGTGCTCGCCGGCTACCCGATGGTGGACTTCGAGGTCGAGGTGTACGACGGTTCGTATCACTCCGTGGACTCGAGCGAGCAGTCGTTCAAGATGGCGGGGATCCAGGCGTTCAACTCCGTCGCGTTCAAGTGCAAGCCGGTGCTGCTCGAGCCGCTGGACGAGATCGAGATCACGACTCCCGACGAGTACATGGGCGACGTGCTCGGCGCGATCTCGGCGCGGCGCGGCCACATCCTCGGCACGGAAGCTTCACAGGACGCCGGCTCGGTGATTCGCGCGGTGGTGCCGCAGGCCGAGCTGCACGGCTTCGCGACCGAGGTACAGTCCATGACGCACGGCTACGGCGGCTTCAGCCAGAAATTCCGCGGCTACGAGCAGATGCCCGCCGAGGCCACGCACAGCGTGATCGAGGAGGCTCGCGCGAACGGGGCCCATTCGAAGGTCCACGCGCACGCGTAGTTTCTGTGTGTACGGCGGTTCGAGGGCAAGCATCCTCTTCGCGCGCTACGCCCGCAAACCGCGCGGGCTAAGACGCGCGCTGCGAGGACGCTTGCCCTCGAGCCGCCGCCGAGCATCTCCACGTGCGCACGCCTTCGGTTCCGCCGTTCCACCCCTCCCCGCACGCGCCCTCAACCGCAGTGCGTCTGCGTGCGCGAGAAGCCGGTGATGGCTGCCCGATCTGTGTCCCCGAAGTCGCCGTCTTAGCGAAGCGTAGGCGACGCAGGGGACACAGATCCGGCAGCCTTGCGAGAAACCATGATCTATCGCGCGCTCGCGGACGCGACGATGCTGGTCCATTTCGCGTTCATTGCGTTCGTTGTGCTGGGTGGGCTGCTCGCGCTGCGCTGGCGCTGGATGCCGTGGCTGCACCTGCCGGCCGCGGTGTGGGGAGTGCTGATCGAGCTGCGCGGCTGGGCGTGCCCGCTGACGCCGTTGGAGAATCACTTCCGCCGTCTCGGCGGAGAAAGCGGTTACGCCGGCGGATTCATCGACCGATACCTCGAGCCCGTGATCTACCCGCCGGGGCTTTCGGGCTCGACGCAGCTCGTGCTGGCCGGGTTCGTCGTGCTGGTGAACGCGGTCGTGTACTGGCTCGTGTTCCGGCGGCGCGCGCGGCGCCCTTCGATATCCTGACCGGCGCGCCCTTCGATATCCTGACCGGCGCGCCCTCCAGTCACTAGTCACTAGTCACTAGTCACTAGCCACTGCCGTTGTCGCACAACCCGCGCCGCCGGATTACCATTGTGTCGTACACCCGTATATGAGGCACGCATGTCACCCCGTCTGATTCTCTCGCTCACATCGGCCGCCGCTCTGGCCGCCTGCTCCCCCTCCACGCCGGAAGCGGAACCGGCTGCTTCGGCGGTCGCCCCGCCACCCGTCTTGGCGACCACCTCCGGCTCCGACAGCACGACCCTCGTGGTCTACAAGGAGGCGACCTGCCCCTGCTGCAATGCGTGGGTCGACTACATGCGCAACAACGGCTTTCGCGTCGTGACGTACAACGTCCCGGATCTCGACGCGGTGAAGCAGAAGCACAACATCGCGAGCAACCTCCAGTCCTGTCACACGACGGAAGTAGGCGGTTACTACGTCGAAGGGCACGTGCCCGCCGATTTCGTGCGGAAGCTGTTGGCCGAGCGACCGAGCATCGCCGGGATAACGGTTCCGGGAATGCCGGTAGGGTCACCGGGAATGGAAGTCGGGCCGCCGGAGCCCTATGACATACTCAGCGTGGACAGCGCGGGCCGCACGGCGGTATTCGGCAGCAGAGGGCGGTGACTAGTGACTAGTGACTAGGAACTACCAAAAGCCAACAGCCAACAGCCAAGAGCTCCCCATGTCCTCCCGCCGTGACTTCCTCTCGAGACTCGCAGTAGCCGGAGTTGCCGCGCCGCTGTTCCGGGAGGACGCCATTCGCAAGCTGTTGCGCGCCGAGGAAGTGGCCGGCGGCCGCCTTCCCTCCGCCGTCGCCGACGACGAAGCGTACTGGGCGGAGATCCAGCGCGCTTTCGACGCCGACCGAACGATGATCAACCTCAACAACGGCGGCGTCAGCCCTACGCCCAGTCACGTGCTCGAGGCGATGATCCGCGACCTCCGCTTCAGCAACGAGCTGCCGGTGGAGCACATGTGGCGCGTGCTCGAGCCCCGCATCGAGAGCGTGCGGCGGGATCTCGCGCGCGACTTCGGCTGCGACCCCGAGGAGATGGCGATCACGCGCAACGCGTCCGAAGCGCTGGAGACGATGATCTTCGGCATCCACCTCGAGCCCGGCGACGAAGTCCTGCTGACAAATCAGAACTACGGCCGCATGATCACGAGCTGGGAGCAGCGCGCCCGGCGCGAGGGAATCGTCGTGCGGCAGATATCCTTCGACGTTCCGCCGCCGTCGATGTCCTACCTGGTGCGGCAGTTCGAGAAGGCGATCACACCGCGCACGCGCGTCATCGAGGTCACGCACATCACCAACCTCACCGGGCAGATCATGCCGGTGCGCGAGCTCGTCGAGCTCGCGCGGCCGCGCGGAATAGAAGTCTTCGTCGACGGCGCGCACGCCTACGCCCACTTTCCGTTCAAGCGCGACGACCTCGGCTGCGACTACTACGGCACGAGCCTGCACAAATGGCTGCTCGCTCCGATAGGAACCGGCTTCCTGTACGTCAAAAAGGAAAAGCAGCGCGGGCTCTGGCCGCTGATGGCGGCCGGCCCGGAGCTGGACGACAACGTCAGGAAGTACGAGGAGATCGGCACGCACCCCGCGGCCAATCACAACGCGATCTCGGCCGCGCTGGCGTTCCATCGCGGGATCGGCGCCGAGCGCAAGGCTGCGCGGCTGCGGCTGCTGCGCGACCGCTGGGCGAAGCGCCTGGCCGCGGCGAGCGACCGCGTCCACGTCCTCACGCACCTCGACGACCGCAACTCGGGCGCGATCGCGCTCTTCAACGTCGACGGAATTGAGAGCGGCGCGTTGGGGAGCTGGCTGATGGCGAAGCACCGCATCGTCACCACGCCGATCGCGCACAAGGAGTACAACGGGCTGCGCATCACCCCGAACGTGTACACCACGCTCGACGAAGTCGACACCTTCGCCGACAAGGTCCTGATCGCAATCAACAGAGGAATCTCGTGATCGGGCTGCTAACCGATCCCCATGCATGGCTGGCTTTCGCGACGCTGCTCGCGCTCGAGGTAGTGCTCGGGATAGACAACGTCGTCTTCATCGCGATTCTGGCCGGGAAGCTCCCGGCCAATCAGCAGGCGAAGGCGAGGCAGCTCGGCCTCGGGCTCGCGGCGATCACGCGCGTCATGCTGCTGTTCATGCTGGCGTGGATGATCAAGCTGACGGCCCCGCTGTTCGCGGTGCTCGGCCAGGAGATCTCGGGGCGGGATCTGATCCTGATACTCGGGGGCCTTTTTTTGATCGCGAAGAGCACGCACGAGGTGCACGACAAGCTCGAGGGAGAGGTGGGCCGCGTCTCCGCGAAGGTGGCGGCGAACTTCGTGAGCGTCATCGGTCAGATCCTGCTGCTCGACCTCGTGTTCTCGCTGGACTCGATCATTACTGCCGTCGGGTTGGTCGACGAGCTCGCGATCATGGTGGCGGCGGTCCTCGCTGCCGTGGGAGTGATGATCGCGTTCTCTGGGGTCATCTCCCGCTTCGTCGATAGGCACCCGACCATCAAGATGCTCGCGTTGAGCTTCCTGATGCTCATCGGCGTGAGTCTGGTCGCCGAAGGACTCGAGTTCCACCTGCCGAAGGGAATGATCTACTTCGCCATGGGCTTCTCGCTCTTCGTGGAGATGCTCAATCTGCGAATCCGCGGCAAGGCCGCTCCGGTGCACCTACGCGACCCATATCACGAGGCGGCGAAATGACCGTGTTCCTTTTTCTGGTGATCGGAGTGCTCGCCGGCGTACTGTCGGGGATGTTCGGGATCGGCGGCGGGATAGTGATCGTGCCCGCGCTGCTGCTCATCGCCAAGATGACTCCGCTGACGGCGACGGGAACCTCGCTCGGCGCGCTGCTGCTGCCGGTCGGCGCGCTGGGGGCGTGGGAGTACTACCGCAACGGGAACATCGACATCAGGGCGTCGCTGCTGGTCGCGCTGGGACTGTTCGCCGGCGCGTGGTTCGGGGCGAAGCTGGCGCACACGATGGGGGACGCGACGTTGAAGCGGGCGTTCGCCGTTTTTCTGGTCGTCGTCGCGGGGAGGATATGGTGGACGGCGTAGCGGAGTCCTGGTGACCCGCCGAGGGAATCCAGGCCGTTAGCAGTGAGCTATTAGCCATCAGCAATCAGCAACTGCGATTGGGACGTTCCCGGGATTTCGGGGCAAACGCATCGACACGTCCAATATGTCAGTTGCCTGAGAGCTGACAGCTAACAGCTCAAAGCTCCACGGCCTGGATTCCCCCTGGAATATTCCTGGAGCTAAAACGGTCCCGGGCTAGAGTGTCCTCAACTCCGGGTGCTTCCAGAAAGTCCATAACGCAAACAGCAGCATCACCGCCCCACCGGCCGCCAGTGTCCACTCGATCCCCACCGCCCGCGCCATCGCTCCTCCCGCGAACGACCCGATCGGCGCGAACCCGACGTACACCACGACGTACGCCGCCATGACCCTGCCCCGCAGCTCGTCGGGCACGATCGCCTGCAGGATCCCGTTCGCGAGCGCCGTCTGGAGAATCATCGAAAGTCCGGCCAACAGCACCACGAACCCGGCGACCGGCGCTTGCCTCGTCGCCGAGAGCGCGAGAATCATCAACGGGAAAGCAACCGACGCCATCGCGAACAGCCGGCCCCGTCGGACGCGTCCACCGACCGCCGCCAGAAACAGCGCGCCCGAAAGCGCGCCGATCCCCGTCACGCTCATGAGCAGCCCGTAGCCGCTCGCGCCCAGCCCGAGCGCTTCGCGCGCGAACACCGGCATCAGCGTGAGATACGGCACGCCGAAGATAGAGAATACCGACACCATCCGCATCACGACGATGATCTCCGTCGTGTTGAACATGTACGCGATCCCTTCCCTGAGTCCCGCCATCGGCGATGGGCGACCGACCGGACGCACGTACGGCGGCAGCCGCAGCATGAACAGCCCCGCCAGCACCGCCGAGAAGCTGAGCGCGTTCAGCCCGAAAGCCCACGCGAGCCCGGCACTCGCGATCACCGCCGCAGCGATGGACGGGCCGAGGATTCGCGCGAGGTTGAAAGCGCTCGTGTTCAGCGCGATCGCGTCCATCAGGTCGTCGCGCACCACGAGCTCGATGAGCAGCGCCTGGCGCGCCGGGATCTCGAAGGCGCTCACGATCCCGGCAAAAGTCGCGAGCGCGAGCAGCCACGGGATCGTGATAGTGCCGGTCAGCACGAACCACCAGAGCAGCGCCGCCTCGAGCGCGAGCAGCCCCTGACCTATCATCACCAGCCTGCGCTTGTCGTACCTGTCCGCGATCACGCCGCCGTACAGGGAGAACACGAGCACCGGGAACGACCCGGCCGCGCTCACCACGCCGACGATGAACGCGTCGTTGGACAGCTCCAGCGCGAGCCATCCCTGGGCCACGATCTGCACCCAGCTGCCGGTGAGCGAGACGGCCTGCCCGATCCAGAAAATCCTGAAATTCCGATGTGCTTTGAGAGCGCGGAACGGATTGAGGGATCGGGGCACGGGCGGAGTATACTCAGCTTTTGCCGCTCCTGGTTAGGGCAACCGGAATCCAAGAGGTGAGATGCCAGGAGTGAGATGACAGATCGCCAGATGAAGATCATCTCCCGTCTGACTTCTGTCGTCTGGCATCTCACCTCTTGGATTCCGCCAGTCTCTCGCAAGGGCTTTCCACCTGCATCCACCGCCGGCCCACCCGTATTATTGGATATGAGGTTTCACACGTATTCGAAGTTCAGTGCCGACCTCGCCGACGCTGTCGACCTCGAGGCCCTGCTCGACAAGCTGGCCGATTTCCTCCTTCAATCCGGCTTTGCCGGCGGGCCCGCGCAGCATCCGTATTGGGGCGACATCGGCGAGGACGCCGACCGCTCGCTCGGCGCGCTCAAGGAAGCGATCCTCAACGCGCTGCTGAAGGGCGGGCAGTTCACGCCCGAGATGCTCCAGGCGCTGCGCGGCGAAGGCGACGAGGAATCGCAGGCCAACCTCGCGAAGCTGCTCGACGAGCTGGTCCAGCGGCTGGCGGCGGAGGGCTACATCGCCGTTGAAGCGCCGCCGCAGATGCCGTCCGGTCACCAGCCGGTGGTCGGCAAGGGCAGCCTGTCGCACGCCGCCGCGAATTCGGTGCAGTTCAACCTTACCGACAAGGGGATCGACTTCCTCGGCTACAAGACGCTCCGCTCGATACTCGGCTCGCTGGGAAAGTCGAGCTTTGGCAGCCACGACACGCAGTACCTCGCGACGGGAGTCGAGGCCGACGGCTGGACCAAGGAGTACGAGTTCGGCGACACGCTGAACCTCGACGTCAACGAGACCCTCCTGCGCGCGCTCGGCCGCACGGGCTCGCTCGACATCCCGCTGGATCTGGATTACCGCGACCTGATGGTGCGGCAGGCCGAGTACAGGTCGTCGTGCGCCACGGTGCTGATGCTGGACACGTCGCACTCGATGATCCTGTACGGCGAGGACAGGTTCACGCCGGCCAAGAAAGTCGCGCTCGCACTCACGCACCTGATCCGGACGCAGTTCGCCGGCGACACGCTCCGGGTCGTGCTGTTTCACGATTCGGCCGAGGAGATCCCGCTGGCGAAGCTGGCCGAGGCGCAGGTCGGGCCGTACCACACCAACACCGCCGAAGGGCTCAAGCTCGCGCGCCGCATACTCATGGCGCAGAAGAAGGACATGCGGCAGATCGTCATGATCACCGACGGCAAGCCGAGCGCGCTGACGATGCCGAACGGGCAGATCTACAAGAACTCGATGGGCCTCGACGCGACGGTGATCGCCGAGACCCTGCGCGAGGTCGCGAACTGCCGGCGCTCGGGGATCATGATCAACACCTTCATGCTGGCGCGCGACCGGGCGCTGGTCGAGTTCGTCAAGCGCGTGTCGGAGATCAGCCTCGGCAAGGCTTACTTCACCAACACGATGACGCTCGGTCAGTTCATCCTGATGGACTTCCTCAAGAAGAAAACCCGCAAGGTTTCGTAGTTCGGCGAGTTTCTACTGCCGCAGCGCGTCCTTCTTGGCGCTGCGGTGCCCGCCCTTGGCCGGCGTGAGCTTCGTCTTGTACTCGCGCTCGCCGGGCCCGGTGTAGATCTGCCGCGGGCGCGCGATCTTCTGCTCCTTGTCGAGCAGCATCTCCTCCCACTGCGCCAGCCACCCCGCCGTTCGCGCGATCGCGAACAGAACCGTGAAGAACTCGGCCGGGAACGACATCGAGCGATAGATCAGCCCGGTGTAGAAATCCACGTTCGGGTACAGCTTGCGCGAGACGAAGTAGTCGTCCGACAGCGCGATCCGCTCCAGCTCGAGCGCGATCTCCAGGTCCTTGTCCACGCCGACGACCTTGAACACGTCGTCCGCGAGCTGCTTCACGATCCGCGCGCGCGGGTCGTAGCTCTTGTACACCCGGTGGCCGAAGCCCATGAGGCGCTGGCCCTTGCCGCCCTTCACTCCCTCGATGAACTCGGGGACGTTCTTCGGATGCCCGATCTCGCCGATCATCCGGAGCACGGCCTCGTTCGCGCCGCCGTGCAGCGGACCGAACAACGCGGCGATGCCGGCCGAGATCGCCGAGAACGGGTCCACGTGCGACGAGCCCACCGCGCGGACCGCGCTGGTGGAGCAATTCTGCTCGTGATCCGCGTGCAGGATGAACAGGATCTCGAGCGCCTTCACGAAAACCGGGTCCGCCTCGTACTTTGTCTCGCTCATCCGCGCGACCATGGACAGGAAGTTCTCGACGTACGAGAGATCGTTGTCCGGATACACGAACGGGAGGCCCTTGACGTGGCGGTACGAGAAAGCCGCGATCGTCGGGACCTTGGCCAGCAGGCGGATGATCGAGATGTCGCGGTGCTCGGCGTCGAAGATGTTGCGCGAATCCGGATAGAACGAGGCCAGCGCCGCGACCGCGCTGTTGAGCATCGCCATCGGGTGCGCGTCGTAGCGGAACCCCTCGAGAAACTTCCGGATGTTCTCGTGCACGTACGTGTGGTACGTGATGTCGTGTTCGAACTCGTCGTACTCCTTCTGGTCCGGCAGCTCCCCGTGGCGCAGCAGCCACGCGACCTCCAGGAAATTCGCCCGCTCGGCCAGCTGCTCGATCGGGTAACCGCGGTAGCGCAGAATTCCCCTGTCGCCGTCGATGTAGGTGATCGAGCTCCGGCACGCCGCGGTGTTCAGGAACGCCGGGTCGTAGCTCATGAGGCCGCCCCCGTCGGGGTCGCCGCTGGGGATCTTCTTCAGGTCCGTCGCGCGGATCGCGCCGTCGGTGATCGGAAGCGTGTGCTTCTCGCCGGATCTCGTGTCGGTGACGTCGAGCGTCGCGGCCGAGGCTTTCGGGGGGGCTTCTATCGTCGCAGACTTTGCCATGGTCGTTCCCATGAGATAGTTGGAGGTGTCCGTGACACCTCCCCGAAATCTAGCCGGGGTCCCGTACCGGAGCGGAACTCCGCGGGCGTACATTGATTAGAAGTGCGACTCCTTCACTCCCGATAATGCGCATCCCGAATCGTCCCCTGCTAATCCTGGCCCTGCTGCTCGTCGCCACCCGGCTGGCGGGCGCCCAGTCGCCGGCCCTCTCGTACCCGGCCGCCCCGCAGGCCGATCAGACCGACCTCCTGCACGGGGTCGCCGTAGCCGATCCGTATCGCTGGCTGGAGGACACCGATTCGCCGGTGACCCGGGCGTGGATCGTGGCGGAGAACGCGCTCACCTTCGGCTGGCTGGCGGCGATTCCCGAGCGGCCGCGCATCGCCGCGCGCCTCACCGAGCTGTGGAACTTCGCCCGGTACGGAGTCCCGTTCAAGCAGGGCGGCCGCTACTTCTGGTTCGAGAACAGCGGGCTGCAGAATCAGAGCGTGCTGTACACCCAACAGGGCCGCGGCGGCAGAGCCCGGGTTTTGCTCGACCCCAACACCCTGTCGGCCGACGGTACCGTCGCGCTGACCTCGACCGAGCCGTCCGAGAGCGGCCGGCTGCTCGCGTACGGCATCGCTCGCAGCGGGTCGGACTGGAACGAGATCCGAGTGCGGGACGTGGAGTCCGCGCGCGACCTCGCCGACACGGTGCGCTGGGTGAAGTTCTCCGGGATCTCGTGGACCAGGGACAACCGCGGCTTCTTCTACTCGCGATACGACGAGCCGGCCGGCGGGAACGCGCTGCAGAGCGTCAACAAGTTCCAGAAGATCTACTACCATCGGATCGGCACGAGCCAGTCGGCTGACGAACTGGTCTACGACCGCCCCGACCAGCCCGACTGGCGCCTCAACGGCGAGGTATCCGATGATGGTCAATACCTGATCATCTACGCGAGCGAAGGCACCGACACGCGCAACCGGCTGTACTTCAAGGACCTCGCGAGCCCGGGCCGCCCGCTGGTGAACGCGCCCGTCGTGCGGCTGATCGACAGGCTCGAAGCTTCGTACGACTTCGTGGGAAACAACGGCACCGAGTTCATCCTGCGAACGAACAGGAACGCTCCGCGCGAGCGACTCATCGCCGTAGACATCGACAATCCGCGGGAGGAGAACTGGCGCACGCTCATCCCGGAGTCGAGGGACCTTCTCCAGACCGCGGCGTTCGTCGGTGACCGGCTGGTGGCGCGCTATCTCCAGGACGCGCGGGCCTCGATTCGCTTTTATGTGCCGCCGGCGGAGATTCTGCGCGGAGGAACGGGCCGGCCCCAAGGTCCGGGAGGGACTCGCCGCGCGGGCGCCCCGGCCACTATTTCCCGCACGCGCGTCGGCAGTTACCGGTTCGAGCGCGAGCTGGAGCTCCCCGGACCGGGCATGGTCAGCTTCAGCGGAGACCGCGGTGACCGGGAGATGTTCTACTCCTTCACCTCGTACCTCTATCCCACGACCGTCTTCCGGTACGACGTGCGGTCGGGCGTAAGCGAGATCTTCCGCGAAGCGCGCGTGGACTTCGATCCGTCACTGTACGAGACGAAGCAGGTGTTCTACGAGAGCAAGGACGGGACGCGCGTCCCGATGTTCATCACCGCGCGCAAGGGCATCGCGCTCGACGGAAACAACCCCACGCTGCTGCACGGCTACGGCGGATTCAACATCCCGCAGACGCCCTCGTTCTCCATCGGCAATCTGCTCTGGCTCGAGATGGGCGGCGTGTACGCGGTCGCGAACATCCGCGGGGGCGGCGAGTACGGCCGCGAGTGGCACGATGCCGGCAAGCTCGCGAACAAGCAGAACGTGTTCGACGATTTCATCGCGGCCGCGGAATACCTGCAGCGCGAGCGGTACACTTCGCCGGCGAAGCTCGCGATATCCGGCGGATCCAACGGCGGGCTCCTCGTCGGCGCGGTCCTCAATCAGCGGCCCGAGCTGTTCGGCGCCGCCTTGCCGGCCGTGGGCGTGATGGACATGCTCCGCTTCCACAAGTTCACGATCGGCTGGGCGTGGACCTCGGACTACGGGTCGCCGGACGATGCGGAGCAGTTCCGCGTGCTGTACGCGTACTCCCCGCTGCACAACATCCGGCGGGGCGCGCGCTATCCCGCGACGCTGATCACGACGGCGGACCACGACGACCGCGTCGTCCCCGGCCACTCCTTCAAGTACGCGGCCGCGCTGCAGGCGGCACAGGGCGGGCCGGCTCCGATCCTGATCCGGATCGAGACCAAGGCGGGGCACGGCGCCGGGAAGCCGACCTCCAAGCAGATCGAAGAGGCCGCGGACCGGTTCGCGTTTCTCGTGCGATCGCTCGGCATGACTCCCCGGTTCGAGTAGCCGCGCTTGCCCGCTATCGATTCGATCCTCGGAGCCGTCCGCGTCGCGACGCTGTTCGTAGTGGCGGTGTTCGCCGTCATCTGCGTCGTGGACTGGGCCGTCCGCACGAAGCGG
This Gemmatimonadaceae bacterium DNA region includes the following protein-coding sequences:
- a CDS encoding DUF2784 domain-containing protein, whose amino-acid sequence is MIYRALADATMLVHFAFIAFVVLGGLLALRWRWMPWLHLPAAVWGVLIELRGWACPLTPLENHFRRLGGESGYAGGFIDRYLEPVIYPPGLSGSTQLVLAGFVVLVNAVVYWLVFRRRARRPSIS
- a CDS encoding TerC family protein — its product is MIGLLTDPHAWLAFATLLALEVVLGIDNVVFIAILAGKLPANQQAKARQLGLGLAAITRVMLLFMLAWMIKLTAPLFAVLGQEISGRDLILILGGLFLIAKSTHEVHDKLEGEVGRVSAKVAANFVSVIGQILLLDLVFSLDSIITAVGLVDELAIMVAAVLAAVGVMIAFSGVISRFVDRHPTIKMLALSFLMLIGVSLVAEGLEFHLPKGMIYFAMGFSLFVEMLNLRIRGKAAPVHLRDPYHEAAK
- a CDS encoding MFS transporter gives rise to the protein MPRSLNPFRALKAHRNFRIFWIGQAVSLTGSWVQIVAQGWLALELSNDAFIVGVVSAAGSFPVLVFSLYGGVIADRYDKRRLVMIGQGLLALEAALLWWFVLTGTITIPWLLALATFAGIVSAFEIPARQALLIELVVRDDLMDAIALNTSAFNLARILGPSIAAAVIASAGLAWAFGLNALSFSAVLAGLFMLRLPPYVRPVGRPSPMAGLREGIAYMFNTTEIIVVMRMVSVFSIFGVPYLTLMPVFAREALGLGASGYGLLMSVTGIGALSGALFLAAVGGRVRRGRLFAMASVAFPLMILALSATRQAPVAGFVVLLAGLSMILQTALANGILQAIVPDELRGRVMAAYVVVYVGFAPIGSFAGGAMARAVGIEWTLAAGGAVMLLFALWTFWKHPELRTL
- a CDS encoding sulfite exporter TauE/SafE family protein translates to MTVFLFLVIGVLAGVLSGMFGIGGGIVIVPALLLIAKMTPLTATGTSLGALLLPVGALGAWEYYRNGNIDIRASLLVALGLFAGAWFGAKLAHTMGDATLKRAFAVFLVVVAGRIWWTA
- a CDS encoding aminotransferase class V-fold PLP-dependent enzyme, whose amino-acid sequence is MSSRRDFLSRLAVAGVAAPLFREDAIRKLLRAEEVAGGRLPSAVADDEAYWAEIQRAFDADRTMINLNNGGVSPTPSHVLEAMIRDLRFSNELPVEHMWRVLEPRIESVRRDLARDFGCDPEEMAITRNASEALETMIFGIHLEPGDEVLLTNQNYGRMITSWEQRARREGIVVRQISFDVPPPSMSYLVRQFEKAITPRTRVIEVTHITNLTGQIMPVRELVELARPRGIEVFVDGAHAYAHFPFKRDDLGCDYYGTSLHKWLLAPIGTGFLYVKKEKQRGLWPLMAAGPELDDNVRKYEEIGTHPAANHNAISAALAFHRGIGAERKAARLRLLRDRWAKRLAAASDRVHVLTHLDDRNSGAIALFNVDGIESGALGSWLMAKHRIVTTPIAHKEYNGLRITPNVYTTLDEVDTFADKVLIAINRGIS
- the fusA gene encoding elongation factor G, which produces MREYRSGDIRNIAVVGHGASGKTTLVDALAFVSGASKRHGSVRDGTALTDFSPEEVERGFSISLGCAHAEWMDTKINLLDTPGYLDFQSDAIAGIAAADGALLVVSGASGVEVGTERMFREAIRRKDPVLVVVSMMDKEHASFETVWEEIKKRLDSRVISVEVPIGEGADFHGILNLFDKKAHLFKKGTKTGEYTEVDVPDEHRALFDQYYEQLIETIAATDDTLLERYLDGGEISRADALNAMKEGMKRGELFPLFCCSSELTYGTQALLTKIVELMPSAYEMEELHAFVGAEGDKTLEIHADDDAPLTALVFKTTSEPHVGDVLYFRTFSGTLRNGQDVYNATRDGTEKMSHLCVAQGRERLEVPLLHPGDIGCVAKLKNTHTNDTLSTREHPVRLPQIEFPHPRVSFAVHATARAEEEKLQQALHRMHDEDPSFETHYNSETHETIVSGLGERHLEVSLAKLKRKYGVSAELTKPKIAYRETIMAKSEGQGRHKKQSGGRGQFGDCWIRMSPAPRGRGYNFVNSVVGGSIPSKYIPAVDKGIQEASVRGVLAGYPMVDFEVEVYDGSYHSVDSSEQSFKMAGIQAFNSVAFKCKPVLLEPLDEIEITTPDEYMGDVLGAISARRGHILGTEASQDAGSVIRAVVPQAELHGFATEVQSMTHGYGGFSQKFRGYEQMPAEATHSVIEEARANGAHSKVHAHA
- a CDS encoding DUF411 domain-containing protein — protein: MSPRLILSLTSAAALAACSPSTPEAEPAASAVAPPPVLATTSGSDSTTLVVYKEATCPCCNAWVDYMRNNGFRVVTYNVPDLDAVKQKHNIASNLQSCHTTEVGGYYVEGHVPADFVRKLLAERPSIAGITVPGMPVGSPGMEVGPPEPYDILSVDSAGRTAVFGSRGR
- a CDS encoding citrate synthase, with the translated sequence MAKSATIEAPPKASAATLDVTDTRSGEKHTLPITDGAIRATDLKKIPSGDPDGGGLMSYDPAFLNTAACRSSITYIDGDRGILRYRGYPIEQLAERANFLEVAWLLRHGELPDQKEYDEFEHDITYHTYVHENIRKFLEGFRYDAHPMAMLNSAVAALASFYPDSRNIFDAEHRDISIIRLLAKVPTIAAFSYRHVKGLPFVYPDNDLSYVENFLSMVARMSETKYEADPVFVKALEILFILHADHEQNCSTSAVRAVGSSHVDPFSAISAGIAALFGPLHGGANEAVLRMIGEIGHPKNVPEFIEGVKGGKGQRLMGFGHRVYKSYDPRARIVKQLADDVFKVVGVDKDLEIALELERIALSDDYFVSRKLYPNVDFYTGLIYRSMSFPAEFFTVLFAIARTAGWLAQWEEMLLDKEQKIARPRQIYTGPGEREYKTKLTPAKGGHRSAKKDALRQ
- a CDS encoding VWA domain-containing protein translates to MRFHTYSKFSADLADAVDLEALLDKLADFLLQSGFAGGPAQHPYWGDIGEDADRSLGALKEAILNALLKGGQFTPEMLQALRGEGDEESQANLAKLLDELVQRLAAEGYIAVEAPPQMPSGHQPVVGKGSLSHAAANSVQFNLTDKGIDFLGYKTLRSILGSLGKSSFGSHDTQYLATGVEADGWTKEYEFGDTLNLDVNETLLRALGRTGSLDIPLDLDYRDLMVRQAEYRSSCATVLMLDTSHSMILYGEDRFTPAKKVALALTHLIRTQFAGDTLRVVLFHDSAEEIPLAKLAEAQVGPYHTNTAEGLKLARRILMAQKKDMRQIVMITDGKPSALTMPNGQIYKNSMGLDATVIAETLREVANCRRSGIMINTFMLARDRALVEFVKRVSEISLGKAYFTNTMTLGQFILMDFLKKKTRKVS